Proteins encoded by one window of Fimbriiglobus ruber:
- a CDS encoding Uma2 family endonuclease: protein MRAVIADLPKHWLAERKSSEAAQWDEMWNGVLHMPPMPNGMHQDFAFTLGVYLLNRWARPNGGLIRQEVNLTAPEDEAQWTHNYRIPDLVLVSRDRFPIDKNEYMAGAPLVVVEVRSPGDETYDKLPFYAALGVPEVWVFDRDTRVPEIYALAPGAAYQMLPAGADGWILSPATGIEFQHTGANKVTVRVAGDPATADELPYTW from the coding sequence ATGCGGGCCGTGATCGCGGATCTCCCGAAGCACTGGTTGGCCGAGCGGAAGAGTTCCGAGGCCGCCCAGTGGGACGAGATGTGGAACGGGGTACTGCACATGCCGCCCATGCCCAACGGGATGCACCAGGATTTTGCGTTCACTCTCGGCGTTTATCTGTTGAATCGGTGGGCGAGACCGAACGGCGGTCTCATACGGCAGGAGGTCAACCTGACCGCGCCGGAAGACGAAGCCCAGTGGACGCATAACTACCGCATTCCCGACCTCGTACTCGTCAGCCGCGACCGGTTCCCCATCGACAAGAACGAGTACATGGCCGGTGCCCCGTTAGTGGTCGTGGAAGTCCGGTCGCCGGGGGATGAGACGTATGACAAGCTCCCGTTCTACGCCGCCCTCGGGGTTCCCGAGGTGTGGGTGTTCGACCGCGATACCCGGGTTCCCGAGATCTATGCCCTCGCTCCCGGAGCGGCGTACCAAATGTTGCCGGCCGGTGCGGACGGTTGGATACTGAGCCCGGCGACCGGGATCGAGTTCCAGCACACCGGGGCGAACAAGGTCACTGTCCGGGTCGCAGGAGATCCGGCAACCGCCGACGAATTACCGTACACGTGGTAG
- a CDS encoding nucleoside monophosphate kinase, which translates to MSEPVPNPVPRPAAAPVDLEIKDAQLIFSAVWDDLQERNGRDALRFPREFIWLGGAPGAGKGTNTTFIAKARDITAPPIVISNLLTTPQAVAIKNAGQMVGDREVIGLLLQELLDPKYRDGVIVDGFPRTKVQVECLKLFYHKMLELRAEQRATAQGRASRKPMFRIALLFVPEDVSVQRQLQRGLKIKEHNRLVRETGTGVLLEERVTDLDRDLCRKRYKAFKDSTFDALQSLRKIFHFHFIDAEGDLPEVQRNILREFTYQSSLELSPEVYDLIQNIPIATQLGLHARQELVSRLEQYEEENEELLRRVVQFIEAKIVPIVRAHAMSGHAQINSEEAILEDPLALRMVIDVFWERGFHATVDIHRIEVPERIDPATWEISCRTKKVYRIEVRYPPSDIRRGH; encoded by the coding sequence GTGAGCGAGCCCGTCCCCAACCCCGTCCCGCGACCCGCGGCGGCGCCGGTCGATTTAGAAATCAAGGACGCCCAGCTCATCTTCTCGGCCGTCTGGGACGACCTTCAGGAGCGGAACGGCCGCGACGCCCTCCGGTTCCCGCGCGAGTTCATCTGGCTGGGTGGCGCCCCGGGGGCGGGCAAAGGGACCAACACGACGTTCATCGCGAAAGCCCGCGACATCACGGCTCCGCCGATCGTCATCAGCAACCTGCTGACCACCCCCCAGGCGGTGGCTATCAAGAACGCCGGCCAGATGGTCGGCGACCGCGAAGTGATCGGGCTGTTGCTCCAGGAACTGCTCGATCCTAAATATCGCGACGGGGTGATCGTCGACGGGTTCCCCCGCACCAAAGTCCAGGTCGAGTGCCTGAAGCTCTTTTACCACAAGATGCTGGAACTCCGGGCCGAGCAGCGGGCCACCGCCCAGGGGCGGGCGTCCCGCAAGCCGATGTTCCGCATCGCGCTGTTGTTCGTACCGGAAGACGTCAGCGTCCAGCGGCAGTTGCAGCGCGGGCTGAAAATCAAGGAGCATAACCGCCTGGTCCGGGAAACGGGGACCGGCGTGCTGCTCGAAGAGCGGGTCACGGACCTCGACCGGGATCTTTGCCGGAAGCGGTACAAGGCGTTCAAGGACTCGACCTTCGACGCCCTCCAGTCGTTGCGGAAGATCTTCCACTTCCACTTCATCGACGCCGAAGGCGATCTGCCCGAGGTCCAGCGGAACATCCTGCGGGAATTCACGTACCAGAGTTCGCTGGAGTTGAGCCCCGAGGTGTACGACCTCATCCAGAACATCCCGATCGCCACCCAACTCGGCTTGCACGCCCGCCAGGAACTCGTGAGCCGGTTGGAGCAGTACGAGGAGGAAAACGAGGAACTGTTACGGCGGGTGGTGCAATTCATCGAGGCGAAGATCGTCCCGATCGTCCGGGCTCATGCGATGTCCGGGCACGCCCAGATCAACAGCGAGGAAGCGATCCTCGAAGACCCGCTCGCCTTGCGGATGGTGATCGACGTGTTCTGGGAGCGGGGCTTCCACGCCACCGTGGACATCCACCGAATCGAAGTACCGGAGCGGATCGACCCGGCGACCTGGGAAATCTCCTGCCGGACGAAGAAGGTGTACCGGATCGAAGTGCGCTACCCACCGTCCGACATCCGCCGCGGGCATTAA
- a CDS encoding sugar phosphate isomerase/epimerase family protein: protein MAIEPLAIGVCSWSLQVKNVAELKVFLDRLGIDVVQIACGDPHHAAWDEGDAMPAAARAAGFRMSGAMLGFPGEDYTTPQTIERTGGFGDPATRAERTERFKWALSRTKELGLADLMLHAGFIPAVGAPERKAFLDTLAQVSDLALRAGVTVAFETGQESSTLLRRTLDDLKCPNLKINFDPANMLLYDNDDPIQAIELLAPDIRSVHVKDANRPSTKGVWGEEVPLGRGQTDTRRFIQTLKKAGYRGPLCIEREAGTQSERFHDIEYGVHFLRECLAG, encoded by the coding sequence ATGGCCATCGAACCACTGGCGATCGGCGTGTGTAGCTGGTCGCTCCAGGTGAAAAACGTCGCCGAATTGAAGGTGTTCCTGGACCGGCTCGGAATCGACGTCGTGCAAATCGCGTGCGGCGATCCGCACCACGCGGCGTGGGACGAGGGCGACGCGATGCCGGCGGCGGCCCGGGCGGCCGGGTTTCGGATGAGCGGGGCGATGCTCGGCTTCCCCGGCGAAGACTACACGACGCCCCAGACGATCGAGCGGACCGGCGGCTTCGGCGACCCGGCCACGCGGGCCGAGCGGACCGAGCGGTTCAAGTGGGCGCTCTCTCGGACGAAGGAACTCGGTCTGGCCGATCTGATGTTGCACGCGGGCTTTATCCCGGCCGTCGGGGCGCCGGAGCGGAAGGCGTTCCTGGACACATTGGCCCAAGTTTCGGACCTGGCTCTGAGGGCCGGGGTCACGGTGGCGTTCGAAACCGGCCAGGAATCGAGTACGCTGCTCCGCCGCACCCTCGACGACCTCAAGTGCCCGAATTTGAAAATCAATTTCGACCCGGCGAACATGCTCTTGTACGACAACGACGACCCGATCCAGGCGATCGAATTGTTGGCCCCGGATATTCGGAGCGTTCACGTGAAAGACGCGAACCGCCCGTCGACCAAGGGTGTCTGGGGAGAAGAGGTGCCGCTCGGCCGCGGGCAAACGGACACGAGACGGTTCATTCAGACGCTGAAGAAGGCCGGCTACCGCGGTCCGCTGTGCATCGAGCGGGAAGCGGGCACCCAATCCGAGCGGTTTCACGACATCGAATACGGGGTTCACTTCTTGCGGGAATGCTTGGCCGGGTGA
- a CDS encoding DUF1559 domain-containing protein: MANIRYNVACPSCEASVPIRSTAAIGKKTECPKCKYRFVVPSPDDDGDGDGGKKETGKKGKKGGNTKMLAGVGVGVAAIVALGLAYVFVFSGDSPAPTKPGGQTGGQTPPMASSGGQPGANPLAGPGQMGGGALTGPGNAPDGNVPGAVQPGGASPKPVQIASGPTKDLTNLLPNETVAVYRVNFEPLAHNATPIYNAILDKSIRDMFNGSMPFSADQVSVYMHANVGPDREPYGLFRTKSPIDPNVVYRKMKLDKPRTIKGRDLFLVQSNGFIDGVSRALSTRSLISLTGAKLPPEPKPTTTAPEKKLAICIYDATTFLIGSELVMERFLNDLGPDGFPPFKSELTKNDPPPPPAAGPGGPGGPGGPGGPGGPGGPGGPGGAPMGPGGMPPRPGGPNTVTPRHTAGRDENGDARSPTPDPQQPIAPMPIPGGPGGKGPGGPGMPSPGGPGGPGGPGIPPGPGGPGMPGPGGGQPPPRRVSTSIPTYRTVEPELKKLLNELEEDEANPPAALFAMILDQRIFNPRMLNQINQNGNVILAAMSHIKLVGFVLNKFNKDQATVKFSTEYLTDDDARKSANEHIAVLAAFLKLPLDAALGIQTAIRNNVSQQNGAGGTGFPGPGGPGGFPGMQPGGPPMAPGMMGPGGPGGPGGPGGPGGFPGGPGGPGGPGGFPGGPGGPGGGGPRGKVDSHIDISMTDKVVTTEFQLGWTESKFNDEVQSRLSRLASQIKGRMQVLTGDMTWYKMGEVIAKLPSPSRPFPRGTLDRETRSDRYQLPHPPEQRVSFMADLLPFLGRAGVRGMIEEKKSPWYAGGNLSAGETWIPEFLVPYYPQETWRATHPLAEGHSLGATNYAATAGLGLDAARFDPKDPEAAKKIGMTGYDWGSRPEDVKDGLSNTVYMIQLPPEASGRPWIAGGGATVIGVDDQGTDPMREFVHRAPDGRRGTYVLMGDGSVRWLKEGTAPAVFKAMITRAGGESLEDFDKVAPKLAPPKSAETELKGGEPIAVAPAAVDPKPKDKPAPAPVDAAKLTAGPGVDLGELKKFQGKWRVTAMGSSGIMTAAAELAKWKPLTITGDKFDRAGQNFRIVKIDPTTGPKTIDFRDETNPMAAGSVESAVYEFTAENKLRLKIPPPTQSRPQNVSPPAPGMKEEGLYFELERLGG; this comes from the coding sequence ATGGCTAACATTCGATACAACGTCGCGTGCCCGAGTTGCGAGGCCAGTGTGCCGATTCGCAGCACGGCCGCGATCGGGAAAAAGACGGAGTGCCCGAAGTGCAAATATCGGTTCGTGGTTCCCTCGCCGGACGACGATGGGGACGGTGACGGCGGTAAGAAAGAAACCGGAAAGAAGGGTAAGAAGGGCGGTAACACGAAAATGCTCGCCGGCGTCGGCGTCGGCGTCGCGGCGATCGTGGCCCTCGGGCTGGCATACGTCTTCGTCTTCAGTGGCGACTCGCCCGCCCCCACTAAACCTGGTGGCCAAACCGGGGGGCAGACCCCACCGATGGCGTCCTCCGGCGGCCAACCGGGGGCCAACCCTCTCGCCGGCCCAGGGCAAATGGGCGGAGGGGCACTGACCGGTCCTGGCAACGCTCCCGATGGTAACGTGCCCGGGGCGGTTCAACCGGGTGGGGCATCACCCAAACCGGTGCAAATCGCGAGTGGCCCGACGAAAGACCTCACGAACCTTCTCCCGAATGAAACCGTCGCGGTTTACCGGGTCAATTTTGAACCCCTCGCCCACAACGCGACGCCGATCTACAACGCGATCCTGGACAAGTCCATCCGCGACATGTTCAACGGCTCGATGCCTTTCAGCGCGGATCAGGTTTCCGTGTACATGCACGCGAACGTCGGTCCCGACCGCGAGCCCTATGGTTTGTTCCGGACCAAATCGCCGATCGACCCGAATGTGGTCTATCGGAAGATGAAGCTGGACAAGCCGCGGACGATCAAGGGGCGAGACCTGTTCCTCGTGCAATCGAACGGTTTCATCGACGGCGTCTCCCGGGCACTCTCGACCCGGTCGCTCATCAGTCTGACCGGGGCAAAACTTCCCCCGGAACCGAAGCCCACGACAACGGCCCCCGAGAAAAAGCTCGCGATTTGTATCTACGACGCAACGACGTTTCTGATCGGTTCGGAACTGGTCATGGAGCGATTCCTCAACGATCTGGGGCCAGACGGGTTCCCCCCATTCAAATCCGAACTCACCAAGAACGACCCCCCGCCTCCCCCGGCAGCAGGACCGGGTGGCCCCGGCGGACCGGGTGGCCCCGGCGGACCGGGTGGCCCCGGCGGACCGGGTGGTCCCGGGGGGGCGCCGATGGGTCCCGGTGGCATGCCGCCGCGCCCAGGTGGTCCCAATACGGTCACGCCGCGCCACACCGCAGGACGTGACGAAAATGGAGACGCACGCTCCCCCACACCCGATCCGCAACAACCTATCGCGCCCATGCCGATACCCGGCGGCCCCGGCGGTAAGGGGCCGGGTGGTCCCGGAATGCCTAGTCCGGGTGGACCCGGTGGTCCAGGTGGTCCTGGAATCCCCCCCGGGCCGGGCGGTCCGGGTATGCCCGGTCCGGGCGGCGGCCAACCGCCGCCCAGGAGGGTTTCTACTTCGATTCCGACTTACCGGACCGTCGAGCCCGAACTCAAGAAACTGTTGAACGAATTGGAAGAGGACGAAGCGAACCCCCCGGCGGCGCTGTTCGCCATGATCCTGGATCAGCGAATTTTCAACCCGAGAATGCTGAACCAGATCAATCAGAACGGCAACGTCATCCTGGCTGCGATGTCGCACATCAAGCTGGTAGGATTCGTGCTGAACAAGTTCAACAAGGATCAGGCCACCGTCAAATTTAGCACCGAGTACCTGACCGACGACGACGCGCGGAAATCGGCGAACGAACACATCGCGGTCCTCGCGGCGTTCCTGAAATTGCCGTTGGATGCCGCGTTGGGAATTCAAACGGCGATCCGCAATAACGTGAGTCAACAAAACGGAGCGGGAGGAACTGGGTTCCCTGGTCCTGGTGGCCCGGGCGGATTTCCCGGCATGCAACCAGGTGGACCGCCGATGGCACCGGGGATGATGGGCCCGGGCGGTCCGGGCGGTCCGGGGGGGCCGGGCGGTCCGGGGGGGTTCCCGGGAGGGCCGGGTGGTCCTGGCGGTCCTGGCGGGTTCCCGGGGGGGCCAGGCGGACCTGGGGGCGGCGGCCCGAGAGGAAAGGTGGACTCACACATCGATATTTCGATGACCGACAAGGTCGTCACGACCGAGTTTCAACTCGGGTGGACAGAGTCCAAGTTTAACGACGAAGTTCAGAGCCGGCTCTCCCGCCTCGCGAGCCAGATCAAGGGGCGGATGCAAGTGCTAACCGGCGACATGACCTGGTACAAGATGGGCGAGGTCATCGCCAAACTGCCGAGTCCGTCGCGACCCTTCCCCCGTGGAACGCTCGACCGGGAGACGCGGTCGGACCGATACCAGTTGCCGCACCCGCCCGAACAGCGCGTCAGCTTTATGGCCGACTTACTCCCGTTCCTCGGGCGGGCCGGCGTGCGCGGCATGATCGAAGAGAAGAAGTCCCCGTGGTACGCGGGCGGGAACCTGTCCGCGGGCGAAACGTGGATTCCCGAATTCCTGGTCCCGTACTACCCCCAGGAGACTTGGCGGGCGACCCACCCGCTCGCCGAAGGGCACTCGCTCGGGGCGACGAACTACGCGGCGACCGCCGGTCTCGGTCTCGACGCCGCCCGGTTCGACCCGAAAGACCCCGAGGCGGCCAAGAAAATCGGTATGACCGGCTACGACTGGGGTTCCCGCCCGGAGGACGTGAAAGACGGTCTTTCGAATACCGTTTACATGATCCAGCTCCCGCCCGAGGCGTCTGGCCGGCCGTGGATCGCGGGCGGTGGTGCCACGGTGATCGGTGTGGACGACCAGGGGACTGACCCGATGCGGGAATTCGTTCACCGCGCTCCCGACGGCCGGCGCGGGACGTACGTCCTCATGGGGGACGGGTCCGTCCGGTGGCTGAAGGAAGGAACGGCCCCGGCCGTGTTCAAGGCGATGATCACCCGCGCGGGCGGGGAAAGCCTCGAAGACTTCGATAAAGTCGCGCCGAAACTGGCGCCGCCCAAGTCGGCCGAGACGGAATTGAAAGGCGGCGAACCGATCGCCGTTGCCCCAGCCGCGGTGGACCCCAAACCCAAGGACAAACCCGCACCGGCCCCGGTCGACGCGGCCAAGCTCACGGCGGGTCCGGGGGTCGATCTCGGCGAGTTGAAAAAGTTCCAGGGCAAATGGCGGGTGACGGCGATGGGATCATCCGGAATCATGACGGCCGCCGCGGAACTCGCGAAATGGAAGCCACTGACCATCACCGGCGACAAGTTCGACCGGGCGGGTCAGAACTTCCGTATCGTCAAGATCGACCCGACGACCGGCCCGAAGACGATCGATTTCCGCGACGAGACCAATCCAATGGCGGCGGGTTCCGTCGAGTCGGCCGTGTACGAATTCACGGCCGAAAATAAGTTGAGGCTCAAGATTCCGCCTCCCACGCAGTCGCGCCCCCAGAACGTCAGCCCGCCTGCTCCCGGAATGAAGGAAGAAGGGCTGTACTTCGAGCTGGAGCGCCTGGGCGGTTAA
- a CDS encoding DUF3885 domain-containing protein has product MGLLDQWEHQFPNCEPMAHLLKTVFKDRWVRFHSLPESKRYPEDETEYAVVLDRHNRVLSELANAERSLVLLTTEFSESPTPLLTRPELRALDPEAVPWRSIPMHELDGDFDNPNFWHVLASVREWHPGAFDPIVRLVANDVVPNVMIVNPDCRWLLHPYDGGMDVIAETSVERERLKLSHADWLSSEHDGL; this is encoded by the coding sequence ATGGGCTTACTCGATCAGTGGGAACACCAGTTCCCCAATTGCGAGCCGATGGCGCACTTGCTGAAAACGGTTTTCAAGGACCGATGGGTACGGTTTCATAGCCTGCCGGAATCGAAGCGTTATCCGGAAGATGAAACAGAGTATGCGGTCGTGTTGGACCGCCACAATCGCGTTTTGAGTGAGTTGGCCAACGCGGAACGGAGCCTGGTCTTGTTGACCACCGAGTTTTCCGAGTCACCGACTCCTCTCCTTACCCGGCCGGAATTGCGAGCATTGGATCCGGAAGCGGTGCCGTGGCGAAGTATCCCGATGCACGAGTTGGACGGGGATTTTGACAACCCGAACTTTTGGCACGTATTGGCCAGCGTTCGAGAATGGCACCCGGGCGCGTTCGACCCGATCGTCCGGTTGGTCGCCAACGATGTTGTTCCCAACGTCATGATCGTGAATCCGGACTGCCGGTGGCTCTTGCACCCCTACGACGGCGGAATGGACGTGATTGCCGAAACATCAGTCGAGCGAGAGCGCCTCAAGTTATCTCACGCCGATTGGCTGTCGTCGGAACACGACGGGCTTTGA
- a CDS encoding class I SAM-dependent methyltransferase, producing the protein MSALTPRPQASVPVSPDWWLMLRKFAQHGTSIASFAPSSRFLARTICKGIDYDAAKCIVELGAGTGPITNELVRQVRAGTRLVIVELDPDFCKRLRAKFPGADIVEGDAAHMDKLLADRGITQVDHVVSGLPLPSFPDQLRGDILASVARSLAPNGTFRQLTNMPYIYWKLYRGYFSDVRFNLVPLNLPPAGVYVCRGYHSAPVAP; encoded by the coding sequence ATGAGTGCATTGACCCCGCGTCCTCAAGCTTCAGTTCCCGTCTCGCCCGACTGGTGGTTGATGCTGCGGAAGTTCGCGCAACACGGGACGTCCATCGCGTCCTTCGCGCCGAGTTCCCGGTTCCTCGCCCGAACGATCTGCAAGGGCATCGATTACGACGCGGCCAAGTGCATTGTCGAACTCGGTGCGGGGACCGGCCCGATCACCAACGAACTCGTTCGCCAAGTGCGAGCGGGGACACGGCTGGTGATCGTCGAACTGGATCCGGACTTCTGCAAGCGGTTGCGCGCCAAGTTTCCTGGTGCGGACATCGTCGAAGGCGATGCGGCCCACATGGACAAGCTCCTGGCCGACCGCGGCATCACCCAGGTCGACCACGTCGTCTCCGGCCTGCCGCTCCCGTCATTCCCGGACCAGCTGCGCGGCGACATTCTCGCGAGTGTGGCCCGGAGTCTCGCCCCGAACGGGACGTTCCGGCAGCTGACCAACATGCCGTACATTTATTGGAAGTTGTACCGCGGCTATTTCTCGGACGTGCGATTCAATCTCGTCCCCCTGAATCTGCCCCCCGCGGGCGTGTACGTCTGCCGCGGGTATCACTCCGCCCCGGTTGCCCCGTAG
- a CDS encoding Uma2 family endonuclease → MRAVIVDLPKHWLAERKNSEAAQWDEMWNGVLHMPPMPNGMHQDFNGDLRDYLKRRWAKLNSGFVRCEVNLTTPEDEVEWTHNYRIPDLVLVSRDRLHIDKNAYMAGAPLVVVEIRSPGDETYDKIPLYAALGVPEVWVFDRDTREPEIHVLGTGPGYQLLPADQDGWVRSPATGIEFRSAAAGRVAARVAGDPATTEELPDV, encoded by the coding sequence ATGCGGGCGGTGATCGTGGATCTCCCGAAACACTGGCTGGCCGAGCGGAAGAACTCCGAGGCCGCCCAATGGGACGAGATGTGGAACGGGGTACTGCACATGCCGCCCATGCCCAACGGGATGCACCAGGACTTTAACGGCGACCTCCGGGATTATTTGAAACGCAGGTGGGCGAAACTGAACAGCGGATTCGTCCGGTGCGAGGTCAACCTGACCACTCCCGAAGACGAAGTTGAGTGGACACACAACTACCGCATTCCCGACCTCGTACTCGTCAGCCGCGACCGACTCCACATCGACAAAAATGCTTACATGGCTGGAGCGCCTTTGGTCGTGGTGGAGATCCGGTCGCCGGGGGACGAGACGTACGACAAAATCCCGCTCTACGCCGCCCTCGGCGTGCCGGAAGTCTGGGTCTTTGACCGCGACACGCGGGAGCCCGAGATTCACGTCCTCGGCACCGGACCGGGGTATCAGCTTCTACCCGCGGACCAGGACGGCTGGGTGCGGAGTCCGGCGACGGGGATCGAATTTCGCTCGGCCGCGGCGGGAAGGGTCGCGGCTCGGGTCGCCGGCGATCCGGCGACCACCGAAGAACTGCCGGACGTTTGA
- a CDS encoding GH3 auxin-responsive promoter family protein translates to MTSTAWLAPVAGSALVRRVADAGFLPFARSRVRHLDRMNVAAVQTATLQRLVRMARDTQFGREHDFASVRTIADYQARVPVREYEEFWQKYWKDAYPRLAGVTWPSAIPYYALSSGTTSGATKYIPVSSEMVASNRKAALTTLSLFRNVYSEARTLTGKFFFLGGSTDLRQQPDGSLAGDLSGIAAKEVSGLMRPYTYPSLEVGLISNWETKLARLAEESVREPITAISGVPSWVLKMFDAVKQQTGKKTIADIWPMLRLIVHGGTKFDPYRDVFKSEIGNDAVKYCEVYPCSEGFVATEDPRHPGLLRMVPDHDIFFEFIPRNELGSLRPTRHTLANVELGLEYAVVVTSCAGLWGYLIGDTVRFESRTPPLIRFTGRTKYFLSAFGEHLIQEEIDGAVAKAAHDCGVTAVDHHVGPIFRTAPGMPGRHLYLVEFRGPPPADLDAFARVLDGELIRMNEDYAAHRAGDLTMLKPEIRVVPPEGFSEWMKAHGRRVGGQIKVPRMDNSGALTTELATWFAGRGSGV, encoded by the coding sequence ATGACAAGCACCGCGTGGCTGGCGCCCGTTGCCGGGTCGGCCCTCGTTCGCCGGGTCGCCGACGCCGGGTTCCTCCCCTTCGCCCGTTCGCGGGTCCGGCACCTCGACCGGATGAACGTCGCCGCGGTTCAGACGGCCACTCTCCAGCGCCTCGTCCGAATGGCCCGGGACACGCAGTTCGGCCGGGAACACGACTTCGCCAGCGTCCGGACGATCGCGGATTACCAGGCGCGAGTACCAGTGCGGGAGTACGAGGAGTTTTGGCAGAAATACTGGAAAGATGCCTACCCGCGGCTCGCGGGCGTCACCTGGCCATCGGCCATCCCGTACTACGCTCTCTCCTCCGGGACCACGAGCGGAGCGACTAAGTACATACCGGTCAGTAGCGAGATGGTGGCGTCGAACCGTAAGGCAGCTCTAACGACACTTTCCCTTTTTCGGAACGTCTATTCCGAAGCTCGAACGCTGACCGGGAAGTTCTTTTTCCTGGGCGGCAGCACCGATCTCCGCCAGCAACCCGATGGGAGTCTCGCGGGCGACTTGAGCGGCATCGCGGCGAAGGAAGTCTCGGGCCTGATGCGGCCGTACACCTACCCCTCTCTCGAAGTGGGCCTCATCTCGAATTGGGAGACCAAACTCGCGCGACTCGCCGAGGAGTCCGTTCGCGAACCGATTACCGCGATCAGTGGCGTCCCGTCGTGGGTCTTGAAGATGTTCGACGCGGTGAAACAGCAAACTGGCAAGAAGACGATCGCCGATATCTGGCCGATGTTGCGTTTGATCGTCCACGGTGGGACCAAGTTCGACCCGTACCGAGACGTTTTCAAATCGGAGATCGGGAACGACGCGGTTAAGTATTGCGAAGTTTACCCCTGTTCGGAAGGGTTCGTCGCCACCGAAGATCCGCGGCACCCGGGTTTGCTACGAATGGTCCCGGACCACGACATTTTCTTCGAGTTCATCCCGCGGAACGAACTCGGCTCGCTTCGCCCGACCCGGCACACGCTCGCGAACGTGGAACTCGGGCTCGAATACGCGGTGGTCGTCACCAGCTGTGCCGGGTTGTGGGGCTACCTCATCGGGGACACGGTCCGTTTCGAAAGCCGAACGCCGCCGTTGATCCGGTTTACGGGGCGAACGAAATATTTCCTCTCGGCCTTCGGCGAACACTTGATTCAAGAGGAGATCGATGGGGCCGTCGCGAAAGCCGCTCACGACTGTGGCGTCACCGCCGTCGATCACCACGTCGGGCCGATCTTCCGGACCGCCCCGGGAATGCCGGGCCGCCACTTGTATTTGGTCGAATTCCGCGGGCCACCGCCCGCGGACCTGGATGCATTCGCGCGGGTACTCGACGGCGAACTGATTCGCATGAACGAGGACTATGCCGCTCACCGAGCCGGCGACCTCACGATGCTCAAACCGGAAATCCGCGTGGTCCCGCCGGAAGGGTTTAGCGAGTGGATGAAAGCTCACGGGCGGCGGGTCGGCGGCCAGATCAAAGTCCCGCGGATGGACAATAGCGGGGCACTCACAACCGAACTCGCAACCTGGTTCGCGGGGAGAGGGAGTGGAGTTTGA
- a CDS encoding alpha/beta fold hydrolase codes for MAPWNGLIERLRPKSYGRKHPLILINGLAEQHESWFRNRRFWSRYFDVHTPNILVYDGAALHRRIEKKEPITVDYLVDQLYLYVDQFVQNPPYHLVASSLGGKVAVEFAVRYPELVDRVVLLCPSGMGDEEKLPIMEGVRKQDMYTVVKSVFHRTRTVDRDIVKYYKLAINSRKWKTGLLRTVRGTLEYTVRAKMKDVRAMTLLVTGDKDRICDPATAEQAAHELPNGHFLSIPNCGHAPQIERHWLINRLVVHYLTAPNPTAKPRWTKLLLAKPTRASK; via the coding sequence ATGGCTCCTTGGAACGGCTTGATCGAACGCCTGCGGCCGAAATCCTATGGCCGCAAACACCCGCTCATCCTCATTAACGGGCTCGCCGAGCAGCACGAATCCTGGTTCCGAAACCGGCGGTTCTGGAGCCGGTATTTCGACGTTCACACACCGAACATCCTGGTTTACGACGGGGCGGCCCTCCACCGCCGGATCGAGAAGAAAGAACCGATCACGGTCGACTATCTGGTCGACCAGCTGTACTTGTACGTAGATCAGTTTGTACAAAACCCGCCCTACCATCTGGTCGCGAGCAGTCTGGGGGGTAAGGTCGCGGTCGAATTCGCGGTCCGCTACCCGGAACTCGTTGATCGGGTCGTTCTTCTCTGCCCGTCCGGGATGGGCGACGAAGAAAAACTCCCGATCATGGAAGGCGTCCGTAAGCAAGACATGTACACCGTGGTCAAAAGCGTGTTCCACCGGACGCGCACCGTGGACCGCGACATCGTGAAATACTACAAATTGGCCATTAACAGTCGCAAGTGGAAGACGGGGTTACTCCGGACGGTTCGCGGGACACTGGAATATACAGTTCGAGCCAAGATGAAAGACGTTCGGGCGATGACCCTGTTGGTCACCGGGGATAAAGACCGGATCTGTGATCCGGCTACCGCCGAACAAGCGGCACACGAATTGCCAAACGGACATTTTCTTTCGATTCCGAACTGCGGGCACGCGCCCCAAATCGAACGACACTGGCTAATCAACCGGCTGGTCGTCCATTATTTGACGGCGCCCAACCCGACCGCGAAACCTCGCTGGACCAAACTCCTTCTCGCTAAACCCACCCGAGCCTCGAAATGA